One Symphalangus syndactylus isolate Jambi chromosome 20, NHGRI_mSymSyn1-v2.1_pri, whole genome shotgun sequence DNA segment encodes these proteins:
- the PSMC3IP gene encoding homologous-pairing protein 2 homolog isoform X1, giving the protein MSKGRAEAAAGAAGILLRYLQEQNRPYSAQDVFGNLQREHGLGKALVVKTLEQLAQQGKIKEKMYGKQKIYFADQDQFDMVSDADLQGLDGKIVALTAKVQSLQQSCRYMEAELKELSSALTTPEMQKEIQELKKECAGYRERLKNIKAATNHVTPEEKEQVYRERQKYCKEWRKRKRMATELSDAILEGYPKSKKQFFEEVGIETDEDYNVTLPDP; this is encoded by the exons ATGAGTAAAGGCCGGGCAGAAGCTGCGGCGGGAG CCGCCGGGATCCTCCTGAGGTACCTGCAGGAGCAGAACCGGCCCTACAGCGCCCAGGATGTGTTCGGGAACCTGCAGCGGGAACACGGACTGGGCAAGGCG CTGGTGGTGAAGACGCTGGAGCAGCTGGCGCAACAAGGCAAGATCAAAGAGAAGATGTACGGCAAGCAGAAGATCTATTTTGCGGATCAG GACCAGTTTGACATGGTGAGTGATGCTGACCTTCAAGGCCTAGATGGCAAAATCGTGGCCCTCACTGCTAAGGTGCAGAGCTTGCAGCAGAGCTGCCGCTACATGGAGGCTG AGCTCAAGGAATTATCTAGTGCCCTGACCACACCAGAGATGCAGAAAGAAATCCAGGAGTTAAAGAAGGAATGCGCTGGCTACAGAGAGAGATTGAAGAACATTAAAGCAGCTACCAATCATGTGACTCCAGAAGAGAAAGAGCAG GTATACAGAGAGAGGCAGAAGTACTGTAAGgagtggaggaagaggaagaggatg GCTACAGAGCTGTCTGATGCAATACTTGAAGGATACCCCAAGAGCAAGAAGCAGTTCTTT GAGGAGGTTGGGATAGAGACGGATGAAGATTATAACGTCACACTCCCAGACCCCTGA
- the MLX gene encoding max-like protein X isoform X3, which produces MTEPGASPEDPWVKVEYAYSDNSLDPGLFVESTRKGSVVSRANSIGSTSASSVPNTDDEDSDYHQEAYKESYKDRRRRAHTQAEQKRRDAIKRGYDDLQTIVPTCQQQDFSIGSQKLSKAIVLQKTIDYIQFLHKEKKKQEEEVSTLRKDVTALKIMKVNYEQIVKAHQDNPHEGEDQVSDQVKFNVFQGIMDSLFQSFNASISVASFQELSACVFSWIEEHCKPQTLREIVIGVLHQLKNQLY; this is translated from the exons ATGACGGAGCCGGGCGCCTCTCCCGAGGACCCTTGGGTCAAG GTGGAGTATGCCTACAGCGACAACAGCCTCGACCCCG GGCTTTTTGTAGAAAGCACCCGCAAGGGGAGTGTAGTGTCCAGAGCTAATAGCATCGGTTCCACCAGTGCCTCTTCTGTCCCCAACACAG ATGACGAGGACAGTGATTACCACCAAGAGGCCTACAAGGAGTCCTACAAAGACCGGCGGCGGCGCGCACACACTCAGGCTGAGCAGAAGAGGAGGGACGCCATCAAG AGAGGCTATGATGACCTTCAGACCATCGTCCCCACTTGCCAGCAGCAGGACTTCTCCATTGGCTCCCAAAAGCTCAGCAAAGCCATCGTTCTACAAAAGA CCATTGACTACATTCAGTTTTTGcacaaggagaagaaaaagcaggaggaggaggtgtCCACGTTACGCAAGGATGTCACGGCCCTAAAGATCATGAAAGT GAACTATGAGCAGATTGTGAAGGCACACCAGGACAACCCCCATGAAGGGGAGGACCAGGTCTCTGACCAGGTCAAGTTCAACGTGTTTCAAGGCATCATGGATTCCCTGTTCCAGTCCTTCAATGCCTCCATCTCAGTGGCCAGCTTCCAGGAGCTGTCAGCCTGTGTCTTCAGCTGGATTGAGGAGCACTGTAAGCCTCAG ACCCTGCGGGAGATTGTGATTGGCGTCCTGCACCAATTGAAAAACCAGCTTTACTGA
- the COASY gene encoding bifunctional coenzyme A synthase isoform X3, giving the protein MAVFRSGLLVLTTPLASLAPRLAPILTSAARLVNHTLYVHLQPGMSLEGPAQPQSSPVQATFEVLDFITHLYAGADVHRHLDVRILLTNIRTKSTFLPPLPTSVQNLAHPPEVVLTDFQTLDGSQYNPVKQQLVRYATSCYSCCPRLASVLLYPDYGIGEVPVEPLDVPLPSTIRPASPVARSPKQPVRGYYRGAVGGTFDRLHNAHKVLLSVACILAQEQLVVGVADKDLLKSKLLPELLQPYTERVEHLSEFLVDIKPSLTFDVIPLLDPYGPAGSDPSLEFLVVSEETYRGGMAVNRFRLENDLEELALYQIQLLKDLRHTENEEDKVSSSSFRQRMLGNLLRPPYERPELPTCLYVIGLTGISGSGKSSIAQRLKGLGAFVIDSDHLGHRAYAPGGPAYQPVVEAFGTDILHKDGIINRKVLGSRVFGNKKQLKILTDIMWPIIAKLAREEMDRAVTEDPIL; this is encoded by the exons CTGGCCCCTCGTCTGGCCCCCATCCTGACCTCGGCGGCCCGGCTGGTGAATCACACACTCTATGTACACCTGCAGCCGGGCATGAGCCTGGAGGGCCCGGCTCAGCCCCAGTCCAGCCCCGTGCAGGCCACGTTTGAGGTTCTTGATTTCATCACGCACCTCTATGCTGGCGCCGACGTCCACAGGCACCTGGATGTCAGAATCCTACTAACCAATATCCGAACCAAGAGCAcctttctccctcccctgcccacctCAGTCCAGAATCTCGCCCACCCGCCAGAAGTCGTGTTGACAGACTTCCAGACCCTGGATGGAAGCCAGTACAACCCAGTCAAACAGCAGCTAGTGCGTTACGCCACCAGCTGTTACAGCTGTTGCCCGCGACTGGCCTCGGTGCTGCTATACCCCGATTATGGGATAGGAGAAGTGCCCGTGGAGCCCCTGGATGTCCCCTTACCCTCCACGATCAGGCCAGCTTCCCCCGTGGCCAGGTCTCCAAAGCAGCCGGTGCGTGGCTACTACCGTGGCGCTGTCGGTGGCACGTTTGACCGCCTGCACAACGCCCACAAGGTGTTGCTCAGTGTCGCGTGCATCCTGGCCCAGGAGCAGCTTGTGGTGGGAGTAGCAGACAAAGATCTGTTGAAGA GCAAGTTGCTCCCTGAGCTGCTCCAACCTTATACAGAACGTGTGGAACATCTGAGTGAGTTCCTGGTGGACATCAAGCCCTCCTTGACTTTTGATGTCATCCCCCTGCTGGACCCCTATGGGCCTGCTGGCTCTGACCCCTCCCTGGAGTTCCTGGTGGTCAGCGAGGAGACCTATCGTGGGGGGATGGCCGTCAACCGCTTCCGCCTTGAGAAT GACCTGGAGGAGCTTGCCTTGTACCAGATCCAGCTGCTGAAGGACCTCAGACATACAGAGAATGAAGAGGACAAAGTCAGCTCCTCCAGCTTCCGCCAGCGAATGTTGGGAAACCTGCTTCGGCCTCCATAT GAAAGGCCAGAGCTCCCCACGTGTCTCTATGTAATTGGGCTGACTGGCATCAGTGGCTCTGGGAAGAGCTCAATAGCTCAGCGACTGAAGGGCCTGGGGGCGTTTGTCATTGACAGTGACCACCTGGGTCATCGGGCCTATGCCCCAGGTGGCCCTGCCTACCAGCCTGTGGTGGAGGCCTTTGGAACAG ATATTCTCCATAAAGATGGCATCATCAACAGGAAGGTCCTAGGCAGCCGGGTGTTTGGGAATAAG AAGCAGCTGAAGATACTCACGGACATTATGTGGCCAATTATCGCAAAGCTGGCCCGAGAGGAGATGGATCGGGCTGTGACTGAGG ATCCTATCCTGTGA
- the MLX gene encoding max-like protein X isoform X1 has product MTEPGASPEDPWVKASPVGAHAGEGRAGRARARRGAGRRGASLLFPKYPTLSGPRGCREDSSHPACAKVEYAYSDNSLDPGLFVESTRKGSVVSRANSIGSTSASSVPNTDDEDSDYHQEAYKESYKDRRRRAHTQAEQKRRDAIKRGYDDLQTIVPTCQQQDFSIGSQKLSKAIVLQKTIDYIQFLHKEKKKQEEEVSTLRKDVTALKIMKVNYEQIVKAHQDNPHEGEDQVSDQVKFNVFQGIMDSLFQSFNASISVASFQELSACVFSWIEEHCKPQTLREIVIGVLHQLKNQLY; this is encoded by the exons ATGACGGAGCCGGGCGCCTCTCCCGAGGACCCTTGGGTCAAGGCAAGCCCCGTGGGCGCGCACGCCGGCGAGGGGAGGGCGGGTCGCGCTCGTGCACGTAGGGGGGCCGGAAGACGAGGGGCTTCCCTCCTGTTCCCAAAGTACCCCACGCTCTCCGGGCCCCGGGGCTGCAGAGAAGACAGCTCTCACCCCGCGTGTGCCAAG GTGGAGTATGCCTACAGCGACAACAGCCTCGACCCCG GGCTTTTTGTAGAAAGCACCCGCAAGGGGAGTGTAGTGTCCAGAGCTAATAGCATCGGTTCCACCAGTGCCTCTTCTGTCCCCAACACAG ATGACGAGGACAGTGATTACCACCAAGAGGCCTACAAGGAGTCCTACAAAGACCGGCGGCGGCGCGCACACACTCAGGCTGAGCAGAAGAGGAGGGACGCCATCAAG AGAGGCTATGATGACCTTCAGACCATCGTCCCCACTTGCCAGCAGCAGGACTTCTCCATTGGCTCCCAAAAGCTCAGCAAAGCCATCGTTCTACAAAAGA CCATTGACTACATTCAGTTTTTGcacaaggagaagaaaaagcaggaggaggaggtgtCCACGTTACGCAAGGATGTCACGGCCCTAAAGATCATGAAAGT GAACTATGAGCAGATTGTGAAGGCACACCAGGACAACCCCCATGAAGGGGAGGACCAGGTCTCTGACCAGGTCAAGTTCAACGTGTTTCAAGGCATCATGGATTCCCTGTTCCAGTCCTTCAATGCCTCCATCTCAGTGGCCAGCTTCCAGGAGCTGTCAGCCTGTGTCTTCAGCTGGATTGAGGAGCACTGTAAGCCTCAG ACCCTGCGGGAGATTGTGATTGGCGTCCTGCACCAATTGAAAAACCAGCTTTACTGA
- the PSMC3IP gene encoding homologous-pairing protein 2 homolog isoform X3, with amino-acid sequence MSKGRAEAAAGAAGILLRYLQEQNRPYSAQDVFGNLQREHGLGKALVVKTLEQLAQQGKIKEKMYGKQKIYFADQDQFDMVSDADLQGLDGKIVALTAKVQSLQQSCRYMEAELKELSSALTTPEMQKEIQELKKECAGYRERLKNIKAATNHVTPEEKEQVYRERQKYCKEWRKRKRMSCLMQYLKDTPRARSSSLRRLG; translated from the exons ATGAGTAAAGGCCGGGCAGAAGCTGCGGCGGGAG CCGCCGGGATCCTCCTGAGGTACCTGCAGGAGCAGAACCGGCCCTACAGCGCCCAGGATGTGTTCGGGAACCTGCAGCGGGAACACGGACTGGGCAAGGCG CTGGTGGTGAAGACGCTGGAGCAGCTGGCGCAACAAGGCAAGATCAAAGAGAAGATGTACGGCAAGCAGAAGATCTATTTTGCGGATCAG GACCAGTTTGACATGGTGAGTGATGCTGACCTTCAAGGCCTAGATGGCAAAATCGTGGCCCTCACTGCTAAGGTGCAGAGCTTGCAGCAGAGCTGCCGCTACATGGAGGCTG AGCTCAAGGAATTATCTAGTGCCCTGACCACACCAGAGATGCAGAAAGAAATCCAGGAGTTAAAGAAGGAATGCGCTGGCTACAGAGAGAGATTGAAGAACATTAAAGCAGCTACCAATCATGTGACTCCAGAAGAGAAAGAGCAG GTATACAGAGAGAGGCAGAAGTACTGTAAGgagtggaggaagaggaagaggatg AGCTGTCTGATGCAATACTTGAAGGATACCCCAAGAGCAAGAAGCAGTTCTTT GAGGAGGTTGGGATAG
- the COASY gene encoding bifunctional coenzyme A synthase isoform X1 has translation MAVFRSGLLVLTTPLASLAPRLAPILTSAARLVNHTLYVHLQPGMSLEGPAQPQSSPVQATFEVLDFITHLYAGADVHRHLDVRILLTNIRTKSTFLPPLPTSVQNLAHPPEVVLTDFQTLDGSQYNPVKQQLVRYATSCYSCCPRLASVLLYPDYGIGEVPVEPLDVPLPSTIRPASPVARSPKQPVRGYYRGAVGGTFDRLHNAHKVLLSVACILAQEQLVVGVADKDLLKSKLLPELLQPYTERVEHLSEFLVDIKPSLTFDVIPLLDPYGPAGSDPSLEFLVVSEETYRGGMAVNRFRLENDLEELALYQIQLLKDLRHTENEEDKVSSSSFRQRMLGNLLRPPYERPELPTCLYVIGLTGISGSGKSSIAQRLKGLGAFVIDSDHLGHRAYAPGGPAYQPVVEAFGTDILHKDGIINRKVLGSRVFGNKKQLKILTDIMWPIIAKLAREEMDRAVTEGKRVCVIDAAVLLEAGWQNLVHEVWTVVIPETEAVRRIVERDGLSEAAAQSRLQSQMSGQQLVEQSHVVLSTLWEPHITQRQVGAQGKARLWGRSLQWVLPDPAPSSSQHPGLSEGGESLGPPAEAHSQDSSGPRLKSSQWGQTGPWS, from the exons CTGGCCCCTCGTCTGGCCCCCATCCTGACCTCGGCGGCCCGGCTGGTGAATCACACACTCTATGTACACCTGCAGCCGGGCATGAGCCTGGAGGGCCCGGCTCAGCCCCAGTCCAGCCCCGTGCAGGCCACGTTTGAGGTTCTTGATTTCATCACGCACCTCTATGCTGGCGCCGACGTCCACAGGCACCTGGATGTCAGAATCCTACTAACCAATATCCGAACCAAGAGCAcctttctccctcccctgcccacctCAGTCCAGAATCTCGCCCACCCGCCAGAAGTCGTGTTGACAGACTTCCAGACCCTGGATGGAAGCCAGTACAACCCAGTCAAACAGCAGCTAGTGCGTTACGCCACCAGCTGTTACAGCTGTTGCCCGCGACTGGCCTCGGTGCTGCTATACCCCGATTATGGGATAGGAGAAGTGCCCGTGGAGCCCCTGGATGTCCCCTTACCCTCCACGATCAGGCCAGCTTCCCCCGTGGCCAGGTCTCCAAAGCAGCCGGTGCGTGGCTACTACCGTGGCGCTGTCGGTGGCACGTTTGACCGCCTGCACAACGCCCACAAGGTGTTGCTCAGTGTCGCGTGCATCCTGGCCCAGGAGCAGCTTGTGGTGGGAGTAGCAGACAAAGATCTGTTGAAGA GCAAGTTGCTCCCTGAGCTGCTCCAACCTTATACAGAACGTGTGGAACATCTGAGTGAGTTCCTGGTGGACATCAAGCCCTCCTTGACTTTTGATGTCATCCCCCTGCTGGACCCCTATGGGCCTGCTGGCTCTGACCCCTCCCTGGAGTTCCTGGTGGTCAGCGAGGAGACCTATCGTGGGGGGATGGCCGTCAACCGCTTCCGCCTTGAGAAT GACCTGGAGGAGCTTGCCTTGTACCAGATCCAGCTGCTGAAGGACCTCAGACATACAGAGAATGAAGAGGACAAAGTCAGCTCCTCCAGCTTCCGCCAGCGAATGTTGGGAAACCTGCTTCGGCCTCCATAT GAAAGGCCAGAGCTCCCCACGTGTCTCTATGTAATTGGGCTGACTGGCATCAGTGGCTCTGGGAAGAGCTCAATAGCTCAGCGACTGAAGGGCCTGGGGGCGTTTGTCATTGACAGTGACCACCTGGGTCATCGGGCCTATGCCCCAGGTGGCCCTGCCTACCAGCCTGTGGTGGAGGCCTTTGGAACAG ATATTCTCCATAAAGATGGCATCATCAACAGGAAGGTCCTAGGCAGCCGGGTGTTTGGGAATAAG AAGCAGCTGAAGATACTCACGGACATTATGTGGCCAATTATCGCAAAGCTGGCCCGAGAGGAGATGGATCGGGCTGTGACTGAGG GAAAGCGTGTGTGCGTGATTGATGCCGCTGTGCTTCTTGAAGCCGGCTGGCAGAACCTGGTCCATGAGGTGTGGACTGTTGTCATCCCTGAGACTGAG GCTGTAAGACGCATTGTGGAGAGGGATGGCCTGAGTGAAGCCGCGGCTCAAAGCCGGCTGCAGAGCCAGATGAGCGGGCAGCAGCTTGTGGAACAGAGCCACGTGGTGCTCAGCACCTTGTGGGAGCCGCATATCACCCAGCGCCAGGTTGGTGCCCAGGGCAAGGCCAGGTTGTGGGGAAGGAGTCTCCAGTGGGTACTGCCTGACCCTGCCCCATCTTCCTCCCAACATCCTGGCCTGTCTGAAGGTGGAGAAAGCCTGGGCCCTCCTGCAGAAGCGCATTCCCAAGACTCATCAGGCCCTCGACTGAAAAGTTCTCAGTGGGGCCAGACTGGCCCCTGGAGCTGA
- the MLX gene encoding max-like protein X isoform X2: MTEPGASPEDPWVKASPVGAHAGEGRAGRARARRGAGRRGASLLFPKYPTLSGPRGCREDSSHPACAKVEYAYSDNSLDPDDEDSDYHQEAYKESYKDRRRRAHTQAEQKRRDAIKRGYDDLQTIVPTCQQQDFSIGSQKLSKAIVLQKTIDYIQFLHKEKKKQEEEVSTLRKDVTALKIMKVNYEQIVKAHQDNPHEGEDQVSDQVKFNVFQGIMDSLFQSFNASISVASFQELSACVFSWIEEHCKPQTLREIVIGVLHQLKNQLY; this comes from the exons ATGACGGAGCCGGGCGCCTCTCCCGAGGACCCTTGGGTCAAGGCAAGCCCCGTGGGCGCGCACGCCGGCGAGGGGAGGGCGGGTCGCGCTCGTGCACGTAGGGGGGCCGGAAGACGAGGGGCTTCCCTCCTGTTCCCAAAGTACCCCACGCTCTCCGGGCCCCGGGGCTGCAGAGAAGACAGCTCTCACCCCGCGTGTGCCAAG GTGGAGTATGCCTACAGCGACAACAGCCTCGACCCCG ATGACGAGGACAGTGATTACCACCAAGAGGCCTACAAGGAGTCCTACAAAGACCGGCGGCGGCGCGCACACACTCAGGCTGAGCAGAAGAGGAGGGACGCCATCAAG AGAGGCTATGATGACCTTCAGACCATCGTCCCCACTTGCCAGCAGCAGGACTTCTCCATTGGCTCCCAAAAGCTCAGCAAAGCCATCGTTCTACAAAAGA CCATTGACTACATTCAGTTTTTGcacaaggagaagaaaaagcaggaggaggaggtgtCCACGTTACGCAAGGATGTCACGGCCCTAAAGATCATGAAAGT GAACTATGAGCAGATTGTGAAGGCACACCAGGACAACCCCCATGAAGGGGAGGACCAGGTCTCTGACCAGGTCAAGTTCAACGTGTTTCAAGGCATCATGGATTCCCTGTTCCAGTCCTTCAATGCCTCCATCTCAGTGGCCAGCTTCCAGGAGCTGTCAGCCTGTGTCTTCAGCTGGATTGAGGAGCACTGTAAGCCTCAG ACCCTGCGGGAGATTGTGATTGGCGTCCTGCACCAATTGAAAAACCAGCTTTACTGA
- the MLX gene encoding max-like protein X isoform X4 — protein sequence MTEPGASPEDPWVKVEYAYSDNSLDPDDEDSDYHQEAYKESYKDRRRRAHTQAEQKRRDAIKRGYDDLQTIVPTCQQQDFSIGSQKLSKAIVLQKTIDYIQFLHKEKKKQEEEVSTLRKDVTALKIMKVNYEQIVKAHQDNPHEGEDQVSDQVKFNVFQGIMDSLFQSFNASISVASFQELSACVFSWIEEHCKPQTLREIVIGVLHQLKNQLY from the exons ATGACGGAGCCGGGCGCCTCTCCCGAGGACCCTTGGGTCAAG GTGGAGTATGCCTACAGCGACAACAGCCTCGACCCCG ATGACGAGGACAGTGATTACCACCAAGAGGCCTACAAGGAGTCCTACAAAGACCGGCGGCGGCGCGCACACACTCAGGCTGAGCAGAAGAGGAGGGACGCCATCAAG AGAGGCTATGATGACCTTCAGACCATCGTCCCCACTTGCCAGCAGCAGGACTTCTCCATTGGCTCCCAAAAGCTCAGCAAAGCCATCGTTCTACAAAAGA CCATTGACTACATTCAGTTTTTGcacaaggagaagaaaaagcaggaggaggaggtgtCCACGTTACGCAAGGATGTCACGGCCCTAAAGATCATGAAAGT GAACTATGAGCAGATTGTGAAGGCACACCAGGACAACCCCCATGAAGGGGAGGACCAGGTCTCTGACCAGGTCAAGTTCAACGTGTTTCAAGGCATCATGGATTCCCTGTTCCAGTCCTTCAATGCCTCCATCTCAGTGGCCAGCTTCCAGGAGCTGTCAGCCTGTGTCTTCAGCTGGATTGAGGAGCACTGTAAGCCTCAG ACCCTGCGGGAGATTGTGATTGGCGTCCTGCACCAATTGAAAAACCAGCTTTACTGA
- the PSMC3IP gene encoding homologous-pairing protein 2 homolog isoform X2, with protein MSKGRAEAAAGAAGILLRYLQEQNRPYSAQDVFGNLQREHGLGKALVVKTLEQLAQQGKIKEKMYGKQKIYFADQDQFDMVSDADLQGLDGKIVALTAKVQSLQQSCRYMEAEMQKEIQELKKECAGYRERLKNIKAATNHVTPEEKEQVYRERQKYCKEWRKRKRMATELSDAILEGYPKSKKQFFEEVGIETDEDYNVTLPDP; from the exons ATGAGTAAAGGCCGGGCAGAAGCTGCGGCGGGAG CCGCCGGGATCCTCCTGAGGTACCTGCAGGAGCAGAACCGGCCCTACAGCGCCCAGGATGTGTTCGGGAACCTGCAGCGGGAACACGGACTGGGCAAGGCG CTGGTGGTGAAGACGCTGGAGCAGCTGGCGCAACAAGGCAAGATCAAAGAGAAGATGTACGGCAAGCAGAAGATCTATTTTGCGGATCAG GACCAGTTTGACATGGTGAGTGATGCTGACCTTCAAGGCCTAGATGGCAAAATCGTGGCCCTCACTGCTAAGGTGCAGAGCTTGCAGCAGAGCTGCCGCTACATGGAGGCTG AGATGCAGAAAGAAATCCAGGAGTTAAAGAAGGAATGCGCTGGCTACAGAGAGAGATTGAAGAACATTAAAGCAGCTACCAATCATGTGACTCCAGAAGAGAAAGAGCAG GTATACAGAGAGAGGCAGAAGTACTGTAAGgagtggaggaagaggaagaggatg GCTACAGAGCTGTCTGATGCAATACTTGAAGGATACCCCAAGAGCAAGAAGCAGTTCTTT GAGGAGGTTGGGATAGAGACGGATGAAGATTATAACGTCACACTCCCAGACCCCTGA
- the COASY gene encoding bifunctional coenzyme A synthase isoform X2, whose amino-acid sequence MAVFRSGLLVLTTPLASLAPRLAPILTSAARLVNHTLYVHLQPGMSLEGPAQPQSSPVQATFEVLDFITHLYAGADVHRHLDVRILLTNIRTKSTFLPPLPTSVQNLAHPPEVVLTDFQTLDGSQYNPVKQQLVRYATSCYSCCPRLASVLLYPDYGIGEVPVEPLDVPLPSTIRPASPVARSPKQPVRGYYRGAVGGTFDRLHNAHKVLLSVACILAQEQLVVGVADKDLLKSKLLPELLQPYTERVEHLSEFLVDIKPSLTFDVIPLLDPYGPAGSDPSLEFLVVSEETYRGGMAVNRFRLENDLEELALYQIQLLKDLRHTENEEDKVSSSSFRQRMLGNLLRPPYERPELPTCLYVIGLTGISGSGKSSIAQRLKGLGAFVIDSDHLGHRAYAPGGPAYQPVVEAFGTDILHKDGIINRKVLGSRVFGNKKQLKILTDIMWPIIAKLAREEMDRAVTEGKRVCVIDAAVLLEAGWQNLVHEVWTVVIPETEAVRRIVERDGLSEAAAQSRLQSQMSGQQLVEQSHVVLSTLWEPHITQRQVEKAWALLQKRIPKTHQALD is encoded by the exons CTGGCCCCTCGTCTGGCCCCCATCCTGACCTCGGCGGCCCGGCTGGTGAATCACACACTCTATGTACACCTGCAGCCGGGCATGAGCCTGGAGGGCCCGGCTCAGCCCCAGTCCAGCCCCGTGCAGGCCACGTTTGAGGTTCTTGATTTCATCACGCACCTCTATGCTGGCGCCGACGTCCACAGGCACCTGGATGTCAGAATCCTACTAACCAATATCCGAACCAAGAGCAcctttctccctcccctgcccacctCAGTCCAGAATCTCGCCCACCCGCCAGAAGTCGTGTTGACAGACTTCCAGACCCTGGATGGAAGCCAGTACAACCCAGTCAAACAGCAGCTAGTGCGTTACGCCACCAGCTGTTACAGCTGTTGCCCGCGACTGGCCTCGGTGCTGCTATACCCCGATTATGGGATAGGAGAAGTGCCCGTGGAGCCCCTGGATGTCCCCTTACCCTCCACGATCAGGCCAGCTTCCCCCGTGGCCAGGTCTCCAAAGCAGCCGGTGCGTGGCTACTACCGTGGCGCTGTCGGTGGCACGTTTGACCGCCTGCACAACGCCCACAAGGTGTTGCTCAGTGTCGCGTGCATCCTGGCCCAGGAGCAGCTTGTGGTGGGAGTAGCAGACAAAGATCTGTTGAAGA GCAAGTTGCTCCCTGAGCTGCTCCAACCTTATACAGAACGTGTGGAACATCTGAGTGAGTTCCTGGTGGACATCAAGCCCTCCTTGACTTTTGATGTCATCCCCCTGCTGGACCCCTATGGGCCTGCTGGCTCTGACCCCTCCCTGGAGTTCCTGGTGGTCAGCGAGGAGACCTATCGTGGGGGGATGGCCGTCAACCGCTTCCGCCTTGAGAAT GACCTGGAGGAGCTTGCCTTGTACCAGATCCAGCTGCTGAAGGACCTCAGACATACAGAGAATGAAGAGGACAAAGTCAGCTCCTCCAGCTTCCGCCAGCGAATGTTGGGAAACCTGCTTCGGCCTCCATAT GAAAGGCCAGAGCTCCCCACGTGTCTCTATGTAATTGGGCTGACTGGCATCAGTGGCTCTGGGAAGAGCTCAATAGCTCAGCGACTGAAGGGCCTGGGGGCGTTTGTCATTGACAGTGACCACCTGGGTCATCGGGCCTATGCCCCAGGTGGCCCTGCCTACCAGCCTGTGGTGGAGGCCTTTGGAACAG ATATTCTCCATAAAGATGGCATCATCAACAGGAAGGTCCTAGGCAGCCGGGTGTTTGGGAATAAG AAGCAGCTGAAGATACTCACGGACATTATGTGGCCAATTATCGCAAAGCTGGCCCGAGAGGAGATGGATCGGGCTGTGACTGAGG GAAAGCGTGTGTGCGTGATTGATGCCGCTGTGCTTCTTGAAGCCGGCTGGCAGAACCTGGTCCATGAGGTGTGGACTGTTGTCATCCCTGAGACTGAG GCTGTAAGACGCATTGTGGAGAGGGATGGCCTGAGTGAAGCCGCGGCTCAAAGCCGGCTGCAGAGCCAGATGAGCGGGCAGCAGCTTGTGGAACAGAGCCACGTGGTGCTCAGCACCTTGTGGGAGCCGCATATCACCCAGCGCCAG GTGGAGAAAGCCTGGGCCCTCCTGCAGAAGCGCATTCCCAAGACTCATCAGGCCCTCGACTGA